A window of the Pseudomonas gozinkensis genome harbors these coding sequences:
- the sfnG gene encoding dimethylsulfone monooxygenase SfnG, producing the protein MSQQAVKFAYWVPNVSGGLVVSKIEQRTDWGIDYNRKLAQLAEAAGFEYALTQIRFTAGYGAEFQHESVAFSHALLAATSTLKVIAAILPGPWQPALAAKQLATIDQLTNGRIAVNIVSGWFKGEFQAIGEHWLEHDERYRRSEEFIRSLRGIWSQDNFTFRGDFYRFDNYSLKPKPLGRPEIFQGGSSRAARDMAARVSDWYFTNGNSVEGIKAQVDDIRAKAAANHHSVKIGVNAFVIARDTEEEAKAVLAQIIDQADPEAVNAFGDAAKQAGRASPEGEGNWAKSTFEDLVQYNDGFKTNLIGTPQQIAERIVALKAVGVDLILAGFLHFQEEVEYFGKRVLPLVRELEAKAQSARTAEVA; encoded by the coding sequence ATGAGTCAGCAAGCCGTGAAATTTGCCTACTGGGTGCCGAACGTCAGCGGTGGGCTGGTGGTCAGCAAGATCGAGCAACGCACCGACTGGGGCATTGACTACAACCGCAAACTGGCGCAACTGGCCGAGGCGGCGGGTTTCGAATACGCCCTGACGCAAATCCGTTTCACCGCCGGCTACGGCGCCGAGTTCCAGCATGAATCGGTCGCCTTCAGCCATGCGCTGCTCGCCGCCACCAGCACACTGAAAGTCATCGCCGCCATCTTGCCCGGCCCGTGGCAACCGGCGCTGGCGGCCAAACAGTTGGCGACCATTGATCAACTCACCAACGGCCGGATTGCGGTGAACATCGTCAGCGGTTGGTTCAAAGGCGAGTTCCAGGCGATTGGCGAACACTGGCTGGAGCACGACGAGCGCTATCGTCGTTCGGAAGAGTTCATCCGTTCGCTGCGCGGGATCTGGAGTCAGGACAACTTCACTTTCCGTGGCGATTTCTATCGCTTCGACAACTACAGCCTGAAGCCGAAGCCGCTGGGCCGGCCGGAAATCTTTCAGGGTGGCAGTTCCCGCGCCGCTCGGGACATGGCAGCGCGGGTGTCGGACTGGTATTTCACCAACGGCAACAGCGTCGAGGGCATCAAGGCGCAGGTCGACGACATTCGCGCCAAAGCGGCGGCGAATCATCATTCGGTGAAAATCGGGGTGAATGCGTTTGTCATCGCCCGGGATACCGAGGAAGAAGCCAAAGCAGTACTGGCACAGATCATCGACCAGGCGGATCCGGAAGCGGTGAATGCCTTCGGTGATGCGGCGAAACAGGCGGGCAGGGCGTCGCCCGAGGGCGAGGGCAACTGGGCCAAATCGACGTTTGAAGATCTGGTGCAGTACAACGACGGCTTCAAGACCAATCTGATCGGCACGCCGCAGCAGATTGCCGAGCGGATCGTGGCGTTGAAAGCGGTGGGTGTGGACCTGATATTGGCGGGGTTCCTGCATTTTCAGGAAGAGGTGGAGTATTTCGGCAAGCGGGTGTTGCCGTTGGTGCGGGAACTGGAGGCCAAAGCGCAATCGGCCCGGACTGCCGAAGTCGCCTGA
- a CDS encoding TSUP family transporter, which yields MPFELSVDLTTLAVLALVAFIAGFIDAIAGGGGLLTTPALLTAGLPPHLVLGTNKLSSTFGSATASFTFYRRKLFHPKQWMHAIVGTLVGALTGAIVAHYLPAEWLNKMLPVIVFACGLYLLFGGTPKAPLDSDAPIKKKWQSTQGFSLGFYDGVAGPGTGAFWTVSSLLLYPIDLVKASGVARSMNFVSNIAALSVFVFSGQVDWIIGLSMGLSVMVGAFFGARTAISGGAKFIRPVFITVVLGLTVRLAWQHWFSVA from the coding sequence ATGCCTTTCGAACTCAGCGTTGACCTCACCACCCTGGCCGTTCTGGCCCTTGTCGCTTTCATTGCCGGATTCATCGACGCCATCGCCGGCGGTGGCGGTCTGTTGACCACGCCTGCGTTGCTCACCGCCGGCCTGCCGCCACACCTGGTGCTCGGCACCAACAAACTGAGTTCAACTTTCGGTTCGGCGACTGCCAGTTTCACCTTCTACCGGCGCAAGCTGTTTCACCCCAAGCAGTGGATGCACGCCATCGTTGGCACCCTGGTCGGCGCGCTGACCGGCGCCATCGTCGCCCATTACCTGCCGGCGGAATGGCTGAACAAGATGCTGCCGGTGATCGTCTTCGCCTGCGGTCTGTACCTGTTGTTTGGCGGCACGCCGAAAGCGCCGCTGGACAGCGACGCACCGATCAAGAAGAAGTGGCAATCGACCCAGGGCTTCAGCCTCGGTTTCTACGACGGCGTGGCCGGCCCCGGCACTGGCGCATTCTGGACTGTCAGCAGTCTGCTGCTCTACCCGATCGATCTGGTCAAGGCCAGCGGCGTGGCGCGCAGCATGAACTTCGTCAGCAACATTGCGGCGCTGTCGGTGTTCGTGTTTTCCGGGCAGGTGGACTGGATCATCGGCCTGAGCATGGGCCTGTCGGTGATGGTCGGCGCGTTCTTCGGGGCGCGCACCGCGATCAGCGGCGGCGCCAAGTTCATTCGTCCGGTGTTCATCACCGTGGTGCTGGGGTTGACCGTGCGTCTAGCCTGGCAGCACTGGTTCAGCGTGGCCTAA
- the nudC gene encoding NAD(+) diphosphatase, whose protein sequence is MTSRWTTAVLDTDQPGGWAVARSPEGFLFDDNGALFPREWLKRQDLSILAEHGIGHLDGEPVYLLELRSTSEVPGCNWKGLRAFMLDGDHTIYKVLGYAAQIGTWAREHRFCGNCGQAMTQVPRERAMYCQPCDLRSYPRISPSMIVLVTRGDEVLLARSPRFVTGVYSTLAGFAEPGESAEDCLIREVREEVQIEVKNIQYMGSQCWPFPHSMMLGFHAEYAGGEIVCQEDEIEDAQWFNVHDLPPLPASKSIARYLIDVYVARRLGHAEPVLPG, encoded by the coding sequence ATGACATCTCGCTGGACCACTGCAGTACTGGACACCGATCAACCCGGCGGCTGGGCCGTGGCGCGCAGCCCCGAGGGTTTCCTGTTCGATGACAACGGCGCGCTGTTCCCCCGGGAATGGCTCAAGCGTCAGGACTTGTCGATCCTTGCCGAGCACGGTATCGGTCATCTCGATGGCGAACCGGTGTATCTGCTGGAACTGCGCAGCACCAGCGAGGTGCCGGGGTGCAACTGGAAAGGCTTGCGGGCGTTCATGCTCGACGGCGATCACACGATCTACAAAGTGCTGGGCTACGCCGCACAGATCGGCACTTGGGCTCGCGAACACCGTTTCTGCGGCAATTGCGGTCAGGCCATGACCCAGGTGCCAAGAGAGCGGGCGATGTATTGCCAGCCGTGCGATCTGCGCAGTTATCCGCGGATTTCGCCGAGCATGATCGTGCTGGTGACCCGTGGCGATGAAGTGCTGCTGGCGCGTTCACCGCGCTTTGTCACCGGTGTCTATAGCACGTTGGCAGGGTTCGCCGAGCCTGGGGAGTCGGCCGAGGATTGCCTGATCCGCGAAGTGCGCGAGGAAGTGCAGATCGAGGTGAAGAACATCCAGTATATGGGCAGCCAGTGCTGGCCCTTCCCGCACTCGATGATGCTGGGCTTCCATGCCGAATACGCCGGTGGCGAGATTGTCTGTCAGGAAGACGAGATCGAAGACGCCCAGTGGTTCAACGTGCACGATCTGCCGCCGTTGCCGGCGTCCAAATCGATTGCCCGTTACCTGATCGACGTCTACGTGGCGCGGCGCTTAGGCCACGCTGAACCAGTGCTGCCAGGCTAG
- a CDS encoding crotonase/enoyl-CoA hydratase family protein: MTQYTAFSVELADNIAHVQINRPEKINSMNAAFWSEIVEVFQWIDDTDEVRVVVLSGAGKHFSSGIDLMMLAGVANELGKDVGRNARLLRKKILTLQASFNAVDNCRKPVLAAIQGYCLGGAIDLIAACDMRYAAEDAQFSIKEIDIGMAADVGTLQRLPRIIGDGMLRELAYTGRTFGAEEARSIGLVNRVYSDKDSLIEGVMDIARDIAGKSPIAVTGTKEMISYMRDHRIDDGLEYVATWNAAMLQSTDLRVAMAAHMSKQKPEFLD; encoded by the coding sequence ATGACTCAATACACCGCCTTCAGCGTCGAACTGGCCGACAACATCGCCCATGTGCAGATCAATCGTCCGGAAAAGATCAACTCGATGAACGCTGCGTTCTGGAGCGAAATCGTCGAGGTGTTCCAGTGGATCGACGACACCGACGAAGTGCGGGTGGTGGTGCTCAGCGGCGCTGGCAAACACTTTTCCTCGGGCATCGACCTGATGATGCTGGCCGGTGTGGCCAATGAGCTGGGCAAGGATGTCGGGCGCAATGCGCGTTTGCTGCGCAAAAAGATCCTGACCCTGCAAGCATCCTTCAATGCCGTCGACAATTGCCGCAAACCGGTACTCGCGGCGATCCAGGGTTATTGCCTGGGCGGTGCCATCGACCTGATCGCCGCCTGCGACATGCGCTACGCCGCTGAAGACGCGCAGTTCTCGATCAAGGAAATCGACATCGGCATGGCGGCCGACGTTGGCACCCTGCAACGGTTGCCACGGATCATCGGTGACGGCATGCTGCGTGAGCTGGCTTACACCGGTCGCACCTTTGGCGCCGAAGAAGCGCGCAGCATCGGCCTGGTCAATCGCGTCTACAGCGACAAGGACAGCCTGATCGAAGGCGTGATGGACATTGCCCGGGACATCGCCGGCAAGTCGCCGATCGCGGTCACCGGCACCAAGGAAATGATCAGCTACATGCGCGACCATCGCATCGACGACGGTCTCGAGTACGTTGCCACCTGGAACGCCGCCATGTTGCAATCCACTGACTTGCGCGTGGCCATGGCTGCCCATATGAGCAAACAGAAACCCGAATTTCTGGATTGA
- a CDS encoding class I SAM-dependent methyltransferase, which yields MKDQVHHSAASGYKTAADTYVKGRPDYPPAVSEWLTGTLGLDGHKTVIDLGAGTGKFTGRLVATGAQVIAVEPVAQMLEKLSLAWPQVLAVSGTATDLPLPDASVDAVVCAQAFHWFASTEALDEIARVLKPGGRLGLIWNLRDTRIEWVPKLDAIVNALEGDTPRFYTGEWRKAFPHPAFGPLQAQHFQHGHTGSPEDVIFNRVRSTSFIAALSDQQRAKIDEQIAQLIAGEPQLRGREVVTVPYETAAFVAVKNG from the coding sequence ATGAAAGATCAGGTTCACCACTCGGCCGCCAGTGGCTACAAAACCGCCGCCGACACCTACGTCAAGGGCCGGCCCGACTACCCGCCGGCCGTCAGCGAATGGCTGACGGGCACACTGGGCCTCGATGGCCACAAGACTGTTATCGACCTTGGCGCCGGCACCGGCAAGTTCACCGGACGGCTGGTGGCGACTGGCGCCCAGGTAATCGCCGTGGAACCGGTGGCGCAGATGCTGGAAAAACTGTCACTAGCCTGGCCGCAGGTGTTGGCCGTCAGTGGTACGGCAACAGATCTGCCGCTGCCCGATGCTTCGGTGGATGCGGTTGTCTGTGCGCAGGCCTTTCACTGGTTTGCCAGCACCGAAGCGCTGGATGAAATCGCCCGGGTGCTCAAGCCAGGCGGCAGACTGGGCCTGATCTGGAACCTGCGCGACACCCGGATCGAATGGGTGCCCAAGCTGGACGCCATCGTCAATGCGCTGGAGGGCGACACCCCGCGCTTCTACACTGGTGAATGGCGCAAGGCCTTTCCCCATCCTGCGTTCGGGCCGTTGCAGGCCCAGCACTTTCAGCATGGCCATACCGGCTCGCCGGAAGATGTGATTTTCAACCGGGTGCGCTCCACCAGTTTCATTGCCGCGTTGAGCGATCAACAGCGCGCGAAGATCGACGAGCAGATTGCTCAACTGATTGCCGGCGAGCCACAGCTGCGGGGCAGGGAGGTGGTGACGGTGCCTTACGAGACCGCCGCCTTCGTCGCGGTGAAGAACGGCTAG
- a CDS encoding tetratricopeptide repeat protein — protein sequence MTIRSVMFAAPLLVAAVFASPLAFANGDEEAPVQKPNCPKGQVFDTKTQKCVMQTSHLVPDADRTDYAYRLAKAGRYEEALALLDTLQQPNTAKALNYRGYATRKLGRTDEGIGYYLQSVKLDPQYAQVREYLGEAYVIKGRVDLAQEQLQHIQKICGTTCEEYRDLAEAINDSSKT from the coding sequence ATGACTATCCGTTCCGTTATGTTCGCCGCCCCGTTGCTGGTGGCCGCGGTTTTCGCAAGCCCCCTCGCCTTCGCCAATGGCGATGAAGAGGCGCCGGTACAGAAACCCAACTGCCCCAAAGGCCAGGTGTTCGACACCAAGACGCAGAAGTGCGTGATGCAGACCAGCCATCTGGTGCCCGACGCCGACCGGACCGATTACGCCTACCGTCTGGCCAAGGCCGGCCGTTATGAAGAAGCCCTGGCCCTGCTCGATACGCTGCAACAACCGAACACCGCCAAGGCCCTCAACTATCGCGGTTACGCGACGCGCAAACTGGGCCGCACTGATGAGGGCATCGGTTATTACCTGCAATCGGTGAAACTCGATCCGCAGTATGCGCAGGTCCGCGAATACCTGGGCGAGGCCTATGTGATCAAGGGTCGCGTCGATCTGGCGCAGGAGCAGTTGCAGCACATCCAGAAGATTTGCGGCACGACCTGCGAGGAATACCGGGACCTGGCCGAAGCCATCAACGATTCATCGAAAACCTGA
- a CDS encoding sigma-70 family RNA polymerase sigma factor, with amino-acid sequence MARLWRYGLLLSRNRHVAEDLVQATCVRALERSGQYVAGTRMDRWLLSILHSIWLNEVRARRVRQGQGMMDAESQLTFDGEYAAQTHVMAAQVIRRVDALPETQRETVYLAYVEGLSYREVAEILQVPIGTVMSRLATARLKLAEYPPLHAVPNSPAGDRQ; translated from the coding sequence CTGGCGCGCCTGTGGCGTTACGGCTTGCTGCTGTCGCGCAATCGGCACGTGGCCGAGGATCTGGTGCAAGCCACTTGCGTGCGGGCGCTGGAGCGTTCGGGCCAGTACGTGGCCGGCACCCGCATGGACCGCTGGCTGCTGAGCATTCTGCATTCGATCTGGCTCAATGAAGTGCGCGCCCGCCGGGTGCGCCAGGGCCAGGGCATGATGGATGCCGAAAGCCAGCTGACCTTCGATGGCGAATACGCCGCGCAGACTCACGTCATGGCGGCGCAGGTGATCCGCCGGGTCGATGCATTGCCGGAAACCCAGCGTGAAACGGTCTATCTCGCCTACGTTGAAGGCCTGTCTTATCGCGAAGTTGCCGAGATCCTGCAAGTGCCGATCGGCACGGTCATGAGCCGTCTGGCCACAGCACGCCTGAAACTGGCCGAATACCCGCCGCTGCATGCGGTACCGAACAGCCCCGCAGGAGACCGGCAATGA
- a CDS encoding anti-sigma factor family protein produces MNAPSDEQLVAYLDDELDREQRGQLDSLIADDPLLSLRVQWLGRSNLPFKAAYDELAQQAPLDRLQARLDAAPSPQKPGFSRRWFIGAAAAGVALAGIAADRLFLAWQTQQSHNWRELVGDYMALYVPQTLEHLPTDEASQLAQLRTIDARLGVSLTPAKLKLPGAQFKRAQLLEYDGVPIAQMTWLDATHGPLALCVTRTNSGSQPLAHERRHGMNVVYWTEREHAWMLIGHHASAELESLAKTFKERLSA; encoded by the coding sequence ATGAATGCGCCTTCCGACGAGCAACTGGTGGCGTATCTGGACGATGAACTGGACCGCGAACAACGCGGCCAGCTCGACAGCCTCATCGCCGACGATCCGCTGCTGAGCCTGCGGGTGCAATGGCTCGGCCGCAGCAATCTGCCGTTCAAGGCGGCCTACGACGAACTGGCGCAACAGGCGCCACTTGACCGTTTGCAGGCTCGGCTCGATGCCGCGCCGTCACCGCAGAAGCCGGGTTTCAGCCGACGCTGGTTCATCGGCGCAGCCGCCGCAGGCGTGGCGCTCGCAGGTATCGCGGCGGACCGCTTGTTCCTGGCCTGGCAAACGCAGCAATCGCACAACTGGCGCGAACTGGTGGGCGATTACATGGCGCTGTATGTGCCGCAGACCCTCGAGCATTTACCTACCGACGAAGCCTCGCAACTGGCGCAGTTGCGCACCATCGATGCGCGACTGGGCGTAAGCCTGACGCCGGCGAAACTGAAACTGCCCGGCGCGCAGTTCAAACGCGCGCAGCTGCTTGAATACGACGGCGTGCCCATCGCCCAGATGACCTGGCTCGACGCCACCCACGGCCCGCTGGCGCTGTGCGTCACGCGCACCAACAGCGGCAGCCAGCCGCTGGCCCATGAACGCCGTCACGGGATGAACGTGGTGTACTGGACCGAGCGTGAACACGCCTGGATGCTGATCGGCCATCATGCGTCGGCCGAACTCGAAAGCCTGGCGAAAACCTTCAAAGAGCGGCTGAGCGCGTGA
- the pncA gene encoding bifunctional nicotinamidase/pyrazinamidase gives MPISTRTALLVIDVQNDFTPGGQLAVPEGDLIVPLINRLATQFKQVVIAQDWHPAGHASFASSHPGHKPYDVIQLPYGEQALWPDHCVQATQGAEFHKGLNLPHAQLIIRKGCNPDIDSYSAFLEADRVTTTGLAGYLKERGIDTVYMVGLALDFCVMFSALDARAAGFNAFVVLDACRAIDLNGSLASAVERMQVAGVGLIQSTELL, from the coding sequence ATGCCGATTTCAACGCGCACTGCCTTATTGGTCATCGACGTACAGAACGACTTCACTCCCGGCGGCCAGCTGGCCGTGCCCGAAGGTGATCTGATTGTTCCGCTGATCAATCGCCTCGCCACGCAATTCAAACAGGTCGTGATTGCCCAGGACTGGCACCCGGCCGGCCATGCGTCGTTTGCTTCCAGCCATCCCGGCCATAAACCCTACGACGTGATTCAACTGCCCTACGGCGAGCAAGCACTCTGGCCGGATCATTGCGTTCAGGCCACCCAGGGTGCCGAGTTCCACAAGGGTCTGAATCTGCCCCATGCACAGCTGATCATCCGCAAGGGTTGCAACCCGGACATCGACAGCTATTCGGCGTTTCTGGAAGCGGATCGCGTCACGACCACGGGTCTGGCCGGTTATCTCAAGGAACGCGGGATCGACACGGTGTACATGGTCGGGCTGGCGCTGGATTTCTGCGTGATGTTCTCCGCGCTGGATGCACGGGCGGCGGGGTTCAATGCGTTTGTGGTGCTGGATGCGTGCCGAGCGATTGATTTGAATGGCTCGCTGGCGTCGGCGGTCGAGCGGATGCAGGTGGCCGGGGTAGGACTGATCCAGTCGACTGAACTGCTTTGA
- a CDS encoding ATP-binding protein — translation MFRILFRLYLVTIVSYSAAIYLVPDLVVMAFRERFVTYNLDYSRGLQSLITKQFRTVPQDQWPALAASMDKDFQPLHIVLARIDDPGFTAIEQERLRRGENMVRVGDWGWRTLAVAPLNDEMAVQMVVPPDPMDVNLLYWSINVLIGASLLACLLLWFRPHWRDLERLKGTAERFGKGHLSERTQIGPGSNIGSLANVFDTMAGDIENLLNQQRDLLNAVSHELRTPLTRLDFGLALALSDDLPQASRERLQGLVAHIRELDELVLELLSYSRLQNPAKMPEQVEVSLDEFIDSILGSVDEELESPEIVIDVLLHNQLERFSLDPRLTARAIQNLLRNAMRYCEKRIQIGVQVCPKGCEIWVDDDGIGIPEDERERIFEPFYRLDRSRDRATGGFGLGLAISRRALEAQGGTLTAEGSPLGGARFRLWLPTPT, via the coding sequence ATGTTCAGAATCCTGTTTCGCCTCTATCTGGTGACGATCGTTTCCTACAGCGCGGCGATCTATCTGGTGCCGGATCTGGTGGTGATGGCGTTCAGGGAGCGGTTCGTCACCTACAACCTCGACTATTCCCGTGGCCTGCAATCGCTGATCACCAAGCAGTTTCGCACGGTGCCCCAGGATCAATGGCCGGCGCTGGCGGCCTCGATGGACAAGGATTTCCAGCCGTTGCACATCGTTCTGGCCCGTATCGATGACCCAGGCTTTACCGCCATCGAGCAAGAGCGTCTGCGGCGCGGCGAGAACATGGTGCGGGTGGGCGACTGGGGCTGGCGCACGCTGGCGGTCGCGCCGCTGAACGACGAAATGGCGGTGCAGATGGTGGTGCCGCCGGATCCGATGGATGTGAATTTGTTGTACTGGAGCATCAACGTGCTCATCGGCGCGAGCCTGCTGGCGTGCCTGTTGCTCTGGTTTCGTCCGCACTGGCGCGATCTGGAGCGGCTAAAGGGCACGGCCGAACGCTTCGGCAAGGGCCATTTGAGCGAGCGCACGCAGATCGGCCCGGGTTCCAATATCGGTAGTCTGGCCAACGTGTTCGACACCATGGCCGGCGACATCGAAAACCTGCTCAATCAACAACGGGATCTGCTCAATGCCGTGTCCCACGAGTTGCGCACGCCGCTGACCCGCCTGGACTTCGGCCTGGCGCTGGCGCTGTCCGATGACTTGCCGCAAGCCAGCCGCGAACGCCTGCAAGGGCTGGTCGCGCACATTCGCGAACTGGATGAGCTGGTGCTGGAGTTGCTGTCCTACAGCCGCCTGCAGAATCCGGCGAAGATGCCGGAGCAGGTCGAAGTGTCGCTGGACGAGTTCATCGACAGCATTCTGGGCAGCGTCGACGAAGAACTGGAATCCCCGGAAATCGTCATCGATGTGCTGCTGCACAATCAACTGGAACGCTTCTCCCTCGACCCGCGCCTGACGGCACGTGCGATTCAGAACCTGCTGCGCAACGCCATGCGTTACTGCGAAAAGCGCATTCAGATCGGTGTACAGGTCTGCCCGAAGGGGTGTGAAATCTGGGTCGATGACGATGGTATCGGCATTCCGGAAGACGAGCGGGAGCGGATTTTCGAGCCGTTCTATCGACTGGATCGCAGCCGGGATCGAGCCACTGGCGGGTTTGGTCTGGGATTGGCAATCAGCCGTCGGGCACTGGAAGCGCAGGGCGGGACGTTGACCGCGGAAGGTTCGCCGTTGGGCGGAGCGCGGTTCAGGCTCTGGCTGCCAACCCCGACCTGA